One Parashewanella spongiae genomic window, AATTTCGCTTATACGCACCCCAGTCATCGGTATAATATTTCTTTATGCCTAGTGGCTCGAGCAATGTCTGTAACTCTTTGAAAGCCTCGCCTGTTCTTTTCCCCAAGACATAAGCTACAACTGTATTCGTACTATGGTCTATGGCATGCCATAGCCACCTCTGGTTAACCTTTTTACCTACAAATGACCATTGCTCATCGATCTCTGCTTCTTCGCAGACCAACTCTATATCGATTTCAATGTTTGAGTTGCTATCTCTTTGAGTGTAATTAGGATTTACGTGGACAATGCTCTTTTCTTTTTTTTAATGGCGTTTATCACTGTATTCTTGTGTATATTTAACACTCTACCTGTATCCCTTATTCCGCTACCATTAAGTACCATGTCAATGGCTGTTTCTTTTACTCCATCTTCCCAAGCACGCTTAACATAATGAAGTAAGAATGTTTTTTTCGGGCACTCAGAGTTGGTACATAAATATCTTTGCTGCCCCTTTGGGCTTTTTCCTGCTTTTGATATTGAAGTACTTTGACAGTGAGGGCATTGAACATCTACAGAGTGACGCATGATATTCTCTAAAATAAATGAAACTAGAGTGCAACCATGATAGATCAATTCACTGCTTCAGCCCACTACCCAAAATATAATCTGATCACAAGCTTAAATAATGCGGTAAAAAATCGTCTTCCTGAAGTTCAAAAACCTGTCGGTATTTTTTTAAGTGGCGGTTTAGACAGCTCAATTATTGCTGCTTTAGCATCTAAATTACGACCTAACATAACATATTTTACTTTAGGTAATGAAAGTAGCTCTGACAAGGCGATGGTAACTAAGTTAGTTAAACATCTCGAACTCAACGATGTCAGGATAATCCCTGTTCCTTCGGATGAACTTTTGGGCAGTTATATTGCAAAAATAGTATATGTAACAGAAAGCGTTAACCCTTCTATTATCAGTAACGGATTAGCTACATACCTGCTGGCTCAAGCTGCCAGTTATGCGGGTATTAAGGTAGTTTTAACTGGCGAAGGTGCCGATGAATTATTTGGAGGTTATTTTAAATACCTTGAGCCAAATGTTTTAAAGATAAAGTGCAGCAACCTTATGGCTGATATGCAGTACACCGAATTAAGGCGGTTGGATCTTTGCACAATGGCCCATGGTGTTGAGGCAAGGTGTCCTTTCTTAGATAATGAAATCATTAATCTCAGCAAAGAATTAGAGTTTAGTGACATTTATTCAGAAAGCATGAATAAAGTTATTTTGCGTAAAAGCTTCAGCAGTTATCTGCCGAAAGAAGTTACTGACCGCCCTAAAGTTTCATTTGATGTTGGAAGTGGTATTAGGCAAATGGTTGTCAAATATTTGAAACGTAATGGCAGAAGTGAAAGAGAAGAGTTGCAAGAGATTTGGGAACAGCACTTTAACAGAACATCTACGAATGATTATTTTCATCGTTACTCTGTTTTTGATGACGCGATCGATCGTAGAGGAAGTAGTCATCAATGAAGTGGAATTCAACTAGTCGAACCGCTTTGATTAAAATAGAGTCTTTACTTTTAAGGTTATTCAAAGAAGAACCATTTCACAATTTGTACCATCTTTATGGCAAGAAACCACTTACGACTAAATATGGTGGAACATGCACAGATAAAACCCTTAGCTTTATTCATGAAGCACGTAGTTTAGGTTTCAATGCTCAACTGCATACTGGCTACATCCAAGGTGAGGAAATTCACAGATTAGCTAGAGTTACCATTAATAACCGCATTTTTTTTGCTGATCCGGGTAATGGTTGGCCATCATTAAAGTTATACCCTGCCGATGAAAAAATTTGTTTTCCATGTTTTGGCATGTTCTACCGAACTGAAATAACAAATAATAAAATTTCAGTGTTTCATACTCGCAATAACAAAGAATTTTTACAATTAGAAATTAATCCAATACCTCGGCCGGACATAGAAATTAAAGAAAACATAAATAATCGGTTTAATAGTGACATTAGCTATCCTTTCAAGGGCAAGCTTCGATTCTCACTTGTCGTAGACAACCAGTTTCTTTTTTTGCGAGATGAACGCCTCGAAATATACTCAGAAAGTGAATTTAGTTTGATAGAAGGTATTAAGAGAGAGCTTTTACCAAAAATTTTAAGGGAGCGATTCAGATATGAATCAGCTTTATTATTAAAATATCTCACTGATGATTCGCTGAACATAAAGTGATTCGTAATCCATTCTAGTCATAAGTACCTGCTTAAAAGTTTCTTAAGTTTTTCTCTACTGGAAAGGCTTCTATCAGTGGTTTGGTTCTAATAAATTTATACTCGGGTACTTAGGCGCCCATCTAGCGTGGAATTACAGTAAATAATATTACAATAACTTTAATGACAATACAAAGTTCTCACTCTATAATCTCATCATTACTCCAAGTGAAAACTTATTATGCAAAAATTCTATAATCGTGAAAAAGAGATGGATACTTTAAGACGTATCTCCAAAAATATATCTGATCATAAAGGCCAGCTCAGTGTCATGATTGGTAGAAGGCGTGTCGGAAAAACTCGTCTATTGAGCGAAGCCTTCATTGATCAAGACATCAAATATTTATATTTGTTTATCAGTCGTAAAACTGAAAGATCTCTTGTGGCTGAATTTGCAGAAATAATACGTAATGAACTTGGAGCAAAGTTTTTTAAACCGCAGTCATTAAAAGATATTTTTGAATACTTACTGGACTATTCGAAAAATGAACCTTTGACTGTGATTGTCGATGAGTTCCAGGATATCCAAAGAGTGAACTCAAGCCTTTTCTCAGACATTCAAAACTTGTGGGACACAAATAAGCAAACATCAATGATGCATCTCGTTTGTTGCGGTTCATTATATAACATGATGACCAAAATTTTTAAGGGTCAAGATGAACCCTTATTGAACCGTGATGATCGTTTCTTCAAAATTAAACCACTGCAGCCGACTTATATTCGCTCCGTGATAGCTGATCACAGTAAATTTACAGCTGAAAACATGCTGGAGTGGTGGTGTCTATCTGGTGGTATCCCCAAGTATCTTGAATGGTTAGCTAATTTCGCTAATGAGAGTGGCAACATATTCGACTCAATCATATCTGACTTCTCCCCTTTCATTAAAGAAGGCACTCACCGTTTAGTTGAAGATTTTGGTTCTGAGCACAGGATATATTTCGATATTTTAGGTGCTATTTCACAGGGCCATACTAGCCGTTCACGAATTGAAAATTATCTTGGATTAGGTGTTGGTGTCCATCTTGAAAAGCTAGAAGATGATTTTGACTCCATCACTAAGATGAGACCGATGACTTCAAAAGAAACGTCACGAGATGTACGATACTCGATTTCAGATCCATTTTTAAAATTCTGGTTCCGGTTTATACATGCCAATAAAAGCGCGGTAGAAATGGAGAACTACGAGTACATCAGAAACCATATTGATAGAGACTTTGAAACCTACTCAGGCTTAGAACTTGAGTCATTATTTCAAGCTATTCTTGCTGAGTCTAAACAATTTGGTCGAATGGGCAGTTACTGGGATGCAAAGGGACACAATGAGATTGATATCGTCGCAATTAACGACTTAGATAAGCAAGTTTTGATAGTAGAAGTTAAAAGGCAGCAAAAGAAATACAATGAAACAAAGCTAATTGAAAAGTCGCATGGCTTACTGAAAAAACTCAAGTTATCAGGCTATAACGTCACTTATCGAGGCTTTTCGTTAGATAATTTAGTTGAAGTAATGGATGAGTTTTTAAGTTAACTTAAACAATAAGCATTGGTACAAGCCCTAATACAATTGATTTTGGTACAAATAGATTCAGATTACATTCAGGTGCTTACCTGATATTTTTTGGTGGGAGGATTTAAAATAGAGAGTTACTTTTGTGGCAACTGAAAGTTGGTTTTGGAATGAATACCCTGCTACAAGTAGCAAGGTATTCAGCTAATAGAGTACTAGTAGTCCATTCAAGAACAAATAATGACCGAATGGTTATATCCTAACAACTCCTGAACACAAGAAACACTGGAGTTGTTATGAGGGTTAAATACCACGTTCGTTTGAGTAATGAAGAACGTTCAATGCTTGAGGCTTTGATAAAGCAGAAGAAACCACGTGTTGCTCAACATAAGAAACGACACGCCCAAATTTTACTTGCTATTGATGAGAATAATTCGCCACTGACCAATCAACAGATTGCTAAAGCACTAAACATCTCACCACTTGCAGTAACGAGCCTTAGAAAGCGTTTTGTCGAAGAAGGATTAGAAGTCGCTGTGAATAGCAAACACAGCCATCAAGGCCGCAGACGCATAATGGATGGCGAAGCCGAAGCCCACCTAATTGCACTGGCCTGCTCTACGCCTCCTGAAGGACGTTGCCGTTGGACATTAAATCTTCTTAGAGACAAGATGATTGAACTCAAATATATCGATAACATATCAAGAACTTCTGTTCATTATGATGCTTTAAAAAAAACGAACTTAAACCATGGCTTAAAGAAGAGTGGTGTATACCTAAAGAGGAAAACGCTGCTTTCGTGAGTGCTATGGAAGATATATTAGAACTCTATAAACTTCCTTACAATCCTAAGCGTCCTTTAGTATGCCTTGATGAAACCAGCAAACAACAAGTTAAAGAAGTTCGCAATCCGTTACCCTTAGTTTCAGGTTATCCAGAGCGATACGATACAGAGTATGAGCGTAACGGTGTCAGCAACCTGTTCATGATATTTGAGCCTTTAGCGGGCTGGCGACATGTTGAAGTCACTGAACACAGAACGGCCATTGATTGGGCTCATCAAGTAAAAGCCTTAGTAGACGGGCGTTATAAGGACGCTGAGACAATTGTATTAGTTGAGGATAACTTGAATACTCATACACCGGCTTCATTTTATAAGGCCTTCGAACCAGAAGAAGCTCGTAGGTTGATCAATAAAATAGAATTTCATTACACGCCAAAGCACGGAAGTTGGTTGGATATGGCTGAAATTGAATGGGTGTGGGTCTTTTAAAACGACGAAGTTACCCACATCTGTATAACCTCTGTTTGGATTGCTTTTTGTGATACTCCCAATACTTTTCAATATCACCACTCGATCTTAACGACCTAAGTTTTAATATAGCTTCTGCACCTTCAAGGCTCCATCTCGCTCCAGTGATATCCAACCTATCATTAATCAGATGACGACAAGCTCCCTCAATGACACCGCTAGCAATTGGGAAACCTTGCTCTAACGCTTTACCGTATTCTAATCTTGATTTATTTTTCAATAGATAACCGATGCACTTATTAATGCCTTCTCGTTGTTTTAATTTCCGTTTTGTTGCACTGATCCCAAGGCCTTTTGCTACTTGTGACGCATTACCTCGTAAGATTTCAGTCGCTCGATTTTCTATCCAATCTTCGACTTCTGGATCATCTTTTTCAAATAAGCACCACGCCGCTTTCCAGAGATATTCAAGCACATGGATGAAATCCATGACCACCGTTGCATTGATGTTGAGTTTCTTCATCACCCGATAAATTTGTTTTAGCTGATGAGGATGACCATCAACGAGTACAACCCACTGACAGCTTTGAGTTGGGTCTCGTTCCAGAGCTTCTAAAAATGCTTCTTCAATCACAGTCGCAGCACTTCTTTCTACGCTTGCCCACACACGTTTATTTCTTGGTGGCACACGTAATGGACGAACATTTGAATTATCGTTTCTAGACATGATTGATTCTGGGGTACGATGCAAAGGCTTGGTGGTGTATACCGCTGCAACTTCTGCCATTCGTTTGCGGTCTTTTTTTTCTCCAGCACTTAGGCGTCCTTTGAGCTTCTGTTGTTTCGCTGCTTTTTGCGTGCCCTCTCTCAAGCTATTAGGTTGCATAACGATGCCTTTTCCATCCATAGTCAATACCAGTAAATCAGATGTATTTTCTGGCTTAAGGTATCTCTGCTGGAGATAAAAACCATCAAAATCTTGTGCAATATCCTGCACAATTTGCCTTGCTTGTCGCTTGGGCACGTGCGCACCTGTGGTGGTATCTATTGAGCTTACTGCATCATCATATGAGCCTTTGACTGCTTCTGTAGCGAGTCTTAGGCGTACACCATCAGAGTATTTATCTTTCGAAAGATTCAGCTCACCATCCATTGGAAACACGCTATCACACCGACGTTGACTGTAACCTTTTCGATGCATCGTTACGGTACCAAATAAACTTTCTAAGTTTCGTTTGCAGTTATTTTTCAAATAATTCAATGCAATGTCACGGTTGGAACAAACTTGCTGACGGGGCTCTTCAGCGGTTTTGATATCTAAGAAACCCTGCAATAAACACCGCAACAACTCAGTTCCTTCGGTATCGATATAGGCTTCAACTTCTCCATGGCTCTCTTGCTTAACTTGTTTGTCTTCGAGGTGCGAAATAATACGCTCAAATTTCAATTTGGCTTCAGAAAAGAATGAAAATTCGAGTGAGTTTGAGTATGCTAGTTTCATGAAAGGAGCCTTTTTATATACTTGTTGTGTGTGGAAACTGATAAGTACTATAAAATTGCTCCTTTCGCACCATTTATTAAACCCATCCAATTGATAATTAATGATCTTTTCATGCTTTTCGTCGATCTAAAAGATCTACACCCAAATAATATTTGTTGCACCCAGCTGGAAAGCCTTATCTCTCGCTTCTTGCTTTGCATTCTCAATTCCTACTGATGCCATTAAATTTCCCCAACCAGATGTACCCGAAACTGTTGCTATGAAAGTGCAATCTGTAATTTGACGTATATCAGAATCAACTATTTTCGGACTTAGGTTAGATGCACAAGAGGTAACAAATAAAATAGATAATAAATATAGATAGTTACTCACGCTTCAACTCTCACATTTCAACTGTAGAAAATTGCTATTTATAGTCTTGCCAAGCGAGTTATTTACAACTAATGAAATAGCTCATTAAATTTTTCCTAAATCTATTACAAGAAAGACACAAAGCTAAAGCTCAAGTGAATATTACCTATGAATAAAGGGCATAATTAAATATTGTGCAAAAATAAACCTAATAAAAAAGAAGAACTATCAAAAAGTCCTTCTCTCTGCTTGCTTCAACAAGTGCTGATCTAGCAATTTAGCGTAAAGTTTGTAAGCTTCACGCTGCTCATCTATCCAGTCGTGCTTGTTGTAAATGGCCATTACACCAACTAACTCATGACCTAGCATTTTTTCCGTAACATGAGGCATGACTTTGTTTTCACTGAGCCTTGTGGTGATTGTTCTTCTAAAGTCATGCGGCACGAATGGTTCTAGTTTGAGTCTGTCATTCAGTCGTTGCACAAAGCGATTTATAGCATGTGACGTTATTGGAGCTTTAGGGCTCAAACCTTCGATTAAATACTCACGATTTTCGCCATAGATAAAATCGAGTTGTTTGATCAAGTTAATGGCTTTCTGATTGAGCGGACGCCTGATTGCTTTTTTAGTCTTTGAACGGTGTTTGGGTAAAACCCACAAAGCTTCATCCAAATCGAACTCTCGTCTTTTTGCAGCTCTAATTTCTGTATTGCGTGCACCAGTTAAAATTAATAGTTGAACGCAAATCTTACATTTCGGTGAAGCTCGACTTGCCTCGATCTGTTGCCAGAGTGCACACAGTTCGTTCCATTCAAGTACTCGATCTCGCTTGGCATGATGTTTACCAATCGCCTTTATTGGGATGTCTAAACAATGTGAGTTAGAAATTTCACCACGGGACTTTGACCAACGAATAATGGTTTTAATTCTTTTAAGAATGCAGCCAGCATTGGTAGCACTGGTATCATCACGAATTTTATCGAAAAATCTGATCCAGTCAGTATAGGAATATTTCTCAACATCTATATTAGCGTTGGGTTTGACGTATTTATTGTAGAAAGAAGCATAAAGCGCATTGGTTGTTTTAGATAATTCTTTGGTAGCGTACTTGTCTAAAAAATCTCTACAAATGTCACCCAGCAGACGTGCTTGCTTGTATCGAGATTGGTGAATTCTGGGATCTAGCCCTTCTTCAAGTGTCTTACGAAAGTCGAGTGCTTCGGCTCTTGCTTCAGCTAACTTGATATGAGGATAACAACCAATTTTAATTCGCTGTTGCTTACCTTGCCATCTAAAGCGATAATTAAAGGCGATTAAAGCCTTGGGCGATATTCTTACTGTTAAACCATCACGATCAGCGAGTTCTGTTTTCCCCGTATATGGTGACTTGATATTTCTCAGTTTACTGTCTGTAAGAGCCATAAAATGTACCTCCAAGTCTTTATATATTTGATGCACATTTTACACTTTTTTGATGCACAATTTGATGCACATTTTTTAATGTTACTAGCCGAACAAGCTCGAACAACATAGAACAGCAACGAACATCAATTTGTTACCAAACAATGAGTTAAAGATTAACTGCCAACAATAAAGGACAACCATGAACAACAGCGAACAGCCAACTTTATTGTGGCACGATTATGAAACCTTCGGAGTAAGCCCTTCAAAGGATAGGCCATGTCAATTTGCAGGCATCCGAACAGATCTTGAACTGAATATAATTGAAGAGCCTATCAGCCTATACTGCAAACAATCATCAGACTACTTACCACAACCAGAAGCTATTTTAGTCACTGGAATTACGCCTCAACTTGCTAATTCGAAAGGGCTACCAGAATCTGAGTTTATGGCTCGTATCAATGCGTTATTTAGTCAGCCAGAGACCTGTGTTGTTGGTTATAACTCTATACGTTTTGATGATGAAGTATCACGCTATGGCTTTTATCGAAATTTTATTGAGCCTTATTCTCGCGAATGGCAGAACAAAAATTCACGTTGGGACATCATTGATTTAGTTCGTGCTTGTTATGCTTTTCGTCCTGAAGGTATTAACTGGCCGGAGAATGAAGATGGCAGCCCGAGTTTTAAGCTTGAAAATTTAACGGTAGCTAATGGTTTAAGCCATGATAATGCTCATGATGCTATCTCAGATGTAAAAGCTACTATTGCGCTAGCCAAGCTCATAAAAGAAAAACAGCCTAAACTCTATGATTACTATTTCAATCTAAGACGTAAACAAGCCGTTTCAGCTCAAATGGATGTGCTAAATATGCAGCCTTTATTGCATGTTAGTTCACGCTTCAGTTCTGCCAATGGTTGTACCGCAATTATTGCACCTGTTGCACATCATCCTGATAACAAAAATAGTGTGATATGCGTAAACCTTAATATGAATTTACAACCACTTATCGATCTTGATGTTTCGGATATCCGCGAACGTATGTACACATCACGAACTGATTTAGCGCCGAATGAACTTCCAATACCCGTAAAACAAATTCATTTAAATAAGTGCCCTTTCATCACAACAGCCAAAACCCTCAGTGATGAAAATGCACTCAGGTTAAACATCGATAAAGAGTTTGCAAGACAGCAATATAAACTTCTAAAGCAAAACCCACATATTAGACAAAAAATGATTGAGCTTTTTAGTACTGATGATTCGAGAATAGCGTCAACAGATCCTGACTTGATGCTCTATTCTGGTGGTTTCTTTAGTCAAGCTGATAAAAGTAAAATAGCCATCGTTCAACAAACCAAACCTGAAAATTTAGTCGCTTTAGAGGTTAACTTCGACGATGAACGTTTACCTGAAATGCTATTTCGATTCCGAGCGCGTAATTATCCAGAGTCGTTAACTAGTGATGAATATTCTAAATGGCGTACATTTTGCCAATCGAAACTTGATGATCCTGATTATATGATCCGCCTAGAAAATTTGTTACACGAAACAGAACAAGACGAACATAAACAAAAGTTATTAAAAGCACTTTGTAACTATTTACAATCTTTATAGCAAGTGCACAATATTCAAACGGATGTGATTAAAAATAAAAGTAATTGAGACCCTAATCTCATTATATTATCTGATACTTATTTAAAATCATGCTACATAAACGAAACAATTTTGAGGATTCGGGACATGCAAGATAGATTTGTTCCCAGCATTGCCCACTTACCACCTTTACTTGCACAAGCACTTGTGCCTTTATTGGACAGCGATTTTTCAGGCCATTTTGAAGCGAAACAAATTGAAACTTTAAAACGTATATCCGGTCTCGAAGAAAACCAACTTCTTGAAGCTTTATTGCCTGTTGCAGCAGCATTAGCAACGCCTACGATAAGCGAATTTTATGTTGGTGCTATTGCAAAAGGTACCAGCGGCGATATTTACATGGGTGCCAATATGGAACTTAAAGATGAAGTTCTTGGCCATACCGTCCATGCAGAGCAAAGCGCAATCAGTCATGCTTGGCTAAAAGGCGAGAAAAGCATCACTGATATAGTTGTTAATTACAGCCCTTGTGGTCATTGCCGCCAATTCATGAATGAATTAGTGGATGGTTGTAATATCCATATTCACTTACCTGATCAGCCGACTCAACGCTTAAGTCACTATTTACCTTATTCGTTTGGACCCAAAGATCTCAATGTCACTGAGCCGCTACTCGCGTCAAAAGCCATTCAACTGAAATTAGTGAGTGAAGACCCTGTAATTCTTGAAGCTACCCACCAAGCGAATAAGAGTTATGCTCCTTATACTGGTACTTATGCAGCAATCACATTTGAGCTAGATGATGGCTCTTTATTTTCTGGTCGATATGCCGAAAATGCCGCATTTAATCCGTCAATGATGCCAACGCAAATGGCGTTGACTAACTTATTGCGTCACAATCGTCAAGCTTCTGAAATTGTTAGAGCCGTTTTAGTTGAGTCAGCATCAGGTAAAATCAGTTTGGCGAACGCAAGTTTGGATGCTTTA contains:
- a CDS encoding helix-turn-helix domain-containing protein, with product MRVKYHVRLSNEERSMLEALIKQKKPRVAQHKKRHAQILLAIDENNSPLTNQQIAKALNISPLAVTSLRKRFVEEGLEVAVNSKHSHQGRRRIMDGEAEAHLIALACSTPPEGRCRWTLNLLRDKMIELKYIDNISRTSVHYDALKKTNLNHGLKKSGVYLKRKTLLS
- a CDS encoding IS1 family transposase (programmed frameshift), whose protein sequence is MRHSVDVQCPHCQSTSISKAGKSPKGQQRYLCTNSECPKKTFLLHYVKRAWEDGVKETAIDMVLNGSGIRDTGRVLNIHKNTVINAIKKKEKSIVHVNPNYTQRDSNSNIEIDIELVCEEAEIDEQWSFVGKKVNQRWLWHAIDHSTNTVVAYVLGKRTGEAFKELQTLLEPLGIKKYYTDDWGAYKRNLPPEQHEVGKTNTQKIKRKNLNFRTWIKRLARRTICFSKLESMHDTVIGLLINRVEFGIDIHAYH
- a CDS encoding ATP-binding protein, with translation MQKFYNREKEMDTLRRISKNISDHKGQLSVMIGRRRVGKTRLLSEAFIDQDIKYLYLFISRKTERSLVAEFAEIIRNELGAKFFKPQSLKDIFEYLLDYSKNEPLTVIVDEFQDIQRVNSSLFSDIQNLWDTNKQTSMMHLVCCGSLYNMMTKIFKGQDEPLLNRDDRFFKIKPLQPTYIRSVIADHSKFTAENMLEWWCLSGGIPKYLEWLANFANESGNIFDSIISDFSPFIKEGTHRLVEDFGSEHRIYFDILGAISQGHTSRSRIENYLGLGVGVHLEKLEDDFDSITKMRPMTSKETSRDVRYSISDPFLKFWFRFIHANKSAVEMENYEYIRNHIDRDFETYSGLELESLFQAILAESKQFGRMGSYWDAKGHNEIDIVAINDLDKQVLIVEVKRQQKKYNETKLIEKSHGLLKKLKLSGYNVTYRGFSLDNLVEVMDEFLS
- a CDS encoding arylamine N-acetyltransferase, which codes for MKWNSTSRTALIKIESLLLRLFKEEPFHNLYHLYGKKPLTTKYGGTCTDKTLSFIHEARSLGFNAQLHTGYIQGEEIHRLARVTINNRIFFADPGNGWPSLKLYPADEKICFPCFGMFYRTEITNNKISVFHTRNNKEFLQLEINPIPRPDIEIKENINNRFNSDISYPFKGKLRFSLVVDNQFLFLRDERLEIYSESEFSLIEGIKRELLPKILRERFRYESALLLKYLTDDSLNIK
- a CDS encoding IS630 family transposase, whose translation is MPKEENAAFVSAMEDILELYKLPYNPKRPLVCLDETSKQQVKEVRNPLPLVSGYPERYDTEYERNGVSNLFMIFEPLAGWRHVEVTEHRTAIDWAHQVKALVDGRYKDAETIVLVEDNLNTHTPASFYKAFEPEEARRLINKIEFHYTPKHGSWLDMAEIEWVWVF
- a CDS encoding asparagine synthase C-terminal domain-containing protein; the encoded protein is MIDQFTASAHYPKYNLITSLNNAVKNRLPEVQKPVGIFLSGGLDSSIIAALASKLRPNITYFTLGNESSSDKAMVTKLVKHLELNDVRIIPVPSDELLGSYIAKIVYVTESVNPSIISNGLATYLLAQAASYAGIKVVLTGEGADELFGGYFKYLEPNVLKIKCSNLMADMQYTELRRLDLCTMAHGVEARCPFLDNEIINLSKELEFSDIYSESMNKVILRKSFSSYLPKEVTDRPKVSFDVGSGIRQMVVKYLKRNGRSEREELQEIWEQHFNRTSTNDYFHRYSVFDDAIDRRGSSHQ
- the cdd gene encoding cytidine deaminase, which gives rise to MQDRFVPSIAHLPPLLAQALVPLLDSDFSGHFEAKQIETLKRISGLEENQLLEALLPVAAALATPTISEFYVGAIAKGTSGDIYMGANMELKDEVLGHTVHAEQSAISHAWLKGEKSITDIVVNYSPCGHCRQFMNELVDGCNIHIHLPDQPTQRLSHYLPYSFGPKDLNVTEPLLASKAIQLKLVSEDPVILEATHQANKSYAPYTGTYAAITFELDDGSLFSGRYAENAAFNPSMMPTQMALTNLLRHNRQASEIVRAVLVESASGKISLANASLDALHTLTSVELEHLVVELE
- a CDS encoding ISKra4 family transposase; the protein is MKLAYSNSLEFSFFSEAKLKFERIISHLEDKQVKQESHGEVEAYIDTEGTELLRCLLQGFLDIKTAEEPRQQVCSNRDIALNYLKNNCKRNLESLFGTVTMHRKGYSQRRCDSVFPMDGELNLSKDKYSDGVRLRLATEAVKGSYDDAVSSIDTTTGAHVPKRQARQIVQDIAQDFDGFYLQQRYLKPENTSDLLVLTMDGKGIVMQPNSLREGTQKAAKQQKLKGRLSAGEKKDRKRMAEVAAVYTTKPLHRTPESIMSRNDNSNVRPLRVPPRNKRVWASVERSAATVIEEAFLEALERDPTQSCQWVVLVDGHPHQLKQIYRVMKKLNINATVVMDFIHVLEYLWKAAWCLFEKDDPEVEDWIENRATEILRGNASQVAKGLGISATKRKLKQREGINKCIGYLLKNKSRLEYGKALEQGFPIASGVIEGACRHLINDRLDITGARWSLEGAEAILKLRSLRSSGDIEKYWEYHKKQSKQRLYRCG
- a CDS encoding tyrosine-type recombinase/integrase, with translation MALTDSKLRNIKSPYTGKTELADRDGLTVRISPKALIAFNYRFRWQGKQQRIKIGCYPHIKLAEARAEALDFRKTLEEGLDPRIHQSRYKQARLLGDICRDFLDKYATKELSKTTNALYASFYNKYVKPNANIDVEKYSYTDWIRFFDKIRDDTSATNAGCILKRIKTIIRWSKSRGEISNSHCLDIPIKAIGKHHAKRDRVLEWNELCALWQQIEASRASPKCKICVQLLILTGARNTEIRAAKRREFDLDEALWVLPKHRSKTKKAIRRPLNQKAINLIKQLDFIYGENREYLIEGLSPKAPITSHAINRFVQRLNDRLKLEPFVPHDFRRTITTRLSENKVMPHVTEKMLGHELVGVMAIYNKHDWIDEQREAYKLYAKLLDQHLLKQAERRTF
- the sbcB gene encoding exodeoxyribonuclease I — translated: MNNSEQPTLLWHDYETFGVSPSKDRPCQFAGIRTDLELNIIEEPISLYCKQSSDYLPQPEAILVTGITPQLANSKGLPESEFMARINALFSQPETCVVGYNSIRFDDEVSRYGFYRNFIEPYSREWQNKNSRWDIIDLVRACYAFRPEGINWPENEDGSPSFKLENLTVANGLSHDNAHDAISDVKATIALAKLIKEKQPKLYDYYFNLRRKQAVSAQMDVLNMQPLLHVSSRFSSANGCTAIIAPVAHHPDNKNSVICVNLNMNLQPLIDLDVSDIRERMYTSRTDLAPNELPIPVKQIHLNKCPFITTAKTLSDENALRLNIDKEFARQQYKLLKQNPHIRQKMIELFSTDDSRIASTDPDLMLYSGGFFSQADKSKIAIVQQTKPENLVALEVNFDDERLPEMLFRFRARNYPESLTSDEYSKWRTFCQSKLDDPDYMIRLENLLHETEQDEHKQKLLKALCNYLQSL